The region GGCCAATTTGCTGGAAACGGTCAATACTATCCCGCAACAACGAGCCTTTCGGTAAAGCAATGGTGAGCATAACAATTTAAGATTGACCCGACTGCGGGGCTGGGGGCACTTGCCAATTATCAATGATACGTTGCCGTGGCCTGGCGATCGCCAAAGATCCGGCCGGCACATCCCGGTTGATCACCGATCCCGCCGCCACCGTTACCCCTTCTCCCACCTGCACGGGCGCTACGAAGACACTATTGGCCCCCGTTTTAGTTCCACTGCCAATCACAGTTGCATGCTTACTCACCCCGTCATAATTGGCAGTAATGGTACCGGCCCCCACATTGACCCGCTCTCCAAGCACTGCATCCCCCAGGTAGCTGAGGTGGGCCACATTAGATTGGGCGCCAATGACAGATTTTTTCACCTCAACAAAATTACCAATGCGACAGTTAGCTTGAATATCTGCTTCTCCCCGAATGTGACTATAGGGGCCAAGGCGGCAACCATCCCCAATCTGACTTTGGCTAACCACGGAAAATAGAACCGATGCCTCAGAGCCAATGCTACTATCCTCGATCAAGCTACCGGGGCCAATGCGACTGCCACGACCGATGAGCGTTTTACCCCGCAGGTGGGTGTTGGGTTCAATGATCACATCCGCCTCCAGCACCACCGTGTCGTCAATGGTGATGCTATCGGGATTAATCAAAGTAATGCCCTGGGCCATCCACTCATCCTTGATGCGATTTTGCAAAATATCATTGGCCGCCGCCAACTGTTTGCGGTCATTGATGCCGTTAATTTCTAAATAATCGTCCACATCCACCGCCATTACCTGGTCTAGGTAATCCACCACTTCCGTCAGGTAATATTCCTGTTGATCGTTGTTGGCCGACAATTTAGGCAGAGCTGCTGCTAACTTGGGCCAGTGGAAACAGTAAATCCCCCCATTCACCCGATGGTTTTGCCGTTGGGCCGCATTGCAGTCCCGATCCTCGACAATTTGCGTAACCCGGTTATCCCCGTTGCAAAATACCCGACCGTAACCCTTTGGATCTGGTAAATGGGCTGTGAGCAGGGTGGCCGCATTGCCATGACGTTGGTGGGTGGCAATTAAATTTTCCAAAGTTGCCGACCGCAGTAGGGGCGCATCGCCGTTGAGCACCAACAAATCACCCTGATAGTCTTTGAGGCAAGGCAGTAACTGCTGAATGGCGTGGCCAGTACCCAATTGTTCCCTTTGTTCCACAAATTCCACGTCCGATCGCCCGGCCAAGGAAGATTCCACGGCGGCGGCCTGGTAGCCCACAATTAATATCTGTCTTTCGGGGGTGAGGGGACGGCAACTTTGCAATACCCTTTCCACCAAACTATAGCCCCCCAATTGATGGAGCACTTTGGGTAAGTCCGATTTCATTCGGGTACCTTTCCCCGCCGCTAACACTGCAACCGCCACCATAATGGTTTTCTGTCCTGATCGTCGCCATTGAGTATATCGTGATTGGGGCAAGGCAAATTCAGCCACGAAACTGGCAACCAAGAACCATCGGCAAAACCTTAACAAAAACTTTATGGTTGCCCAAACCCTAGGAAAACTAAGTATTTATACGGGAGCGCAAAGAATTGTAATAGATAATACAGCAAAGCCCCCCTTTGTTTGTATTTGGGGTTAGGTTATAGTTGTGTGTAGGCTTCGATCTCAGAATTTTGGTGACTTTTATGAGTACTGCAACTTTAACTCCCCTTTCCTCCTTCGGCTACGATATCAATATGCTCAAGGATGAAGCCCGCCTGTTAGTGGAGCGGGGTACGGTGAGCCGTCACCAACCGATTTATGTCCTCTGTCAGTATATTCCTGCCCGGGAATGGGTCTGTGTGGAATGCGAGTTAGAAAGAAATGACTATCTACTACGGGATCAGATTGGTGACTTGATGTCCTGCGAATGTTGGGAAAATGATTAATTGATTGGTTTTGGTTATAGTTTTTAATTTATTCCCAGTCCCAGTCCTCCTGCAAATTATCTAAATCGGTTTGCTCACAGAAACTATGGAGTTCTTGATGCTCCTGGCGACGGGAATGACGGCGGTATTTTTTAGTTTCTAACTTCGGTTCATCATACTCCTGACCATCACTGCCGGTTTTAGTTTTCAAACCTGTGTCCGCTTCCTTTGGCTGTTCGGTATTTTGCTGGGCCAAAACCTCCTCGAGGAAGGCTAGGTAATGGTCATATCGCTCCCAGTTCTGCCCCACAGCACAGTCCGGCTCCCCGCGATGGAGACAATCTTTAAAAAAACACTCCCGCCCCGCCAACTGCCGTCGTGCTTCGGGAAAGAGATGAATTAATTGG is a window of Synechocystis sp. PCC 7338 DNA encoding:
- the glmU gene encoding bifunctional UDP-N-acetylglucosamine diphosphorylase/glucosamine-1-phosphate N-acetyltransferase GlmU — its product is MVAVAVLAAGKGTRMKSDLPKVLHQLGGYSLVERVLQSCRPLTPERQILIVGYQAAAVESSLAGRSDVEFVEQREQLGTGHAIQQLLPCLKDYQGDLLVLNGDAPLLRSATLENLIATHQRHGNAATLLTAHLPDPKGYGRVFCNGDNRVTQIVEDRDCNAAQRQNHRVNGGIYCFHWPKLAAALPKLSANNDQQEYYLTEVVDYLDQVMAVDVDDYLEINGINDRKQLAAANDILQNRIKDEWMAQGITLINPDSITIDDTVVLEADVIIEPNTHLRGKTLIGRGSRIGPGSLIEDSSIGSEASVLFSVVSQSQIGDGCRLGPYSHIRGEADIQANCRIGNFVEVKKSVIGAQSNVAHLSYLGDAVLGERVNVGAGTITANYDGVSKHATVIGSGTKTGANSVFVAPVQVGEGVTVAAGSVINRDVPAGSLAIARPRQRIIDNWQVPPAPQSGQS
- a CDS encoding DUF4327 family protein; this translates as MTFMSTATLTPLSSFGYDINMLKDEARLLVERGTVSRHQPIYVLCQYIPAREWVCVECELERNDYLLRDQIGDLMSCECWEND